A stretch of the Archangium violaceum genome encodes the following:
- a CDS encoding helix-turn-helix domain-containing protein, whose product MNENALNANVGLKLRGLRLARNIKQTDAAKDLGVSPAYLNLIEKGKRVMPFPLLWKALRYFDQDPEQFMSTLGEGRVDEALAKLLDEPLLKSLDIDPESLQSLSAEPKLAGTVAALFNLYKNTRTQLENVLAQLNAEERARTQSMPGSSAGPGLRFDYSPFDEVSDFLQTHHNYFPELEEQAEALRRDFKLGRLLNSPQLIPLLEERFGYRVRFESAASGSSVVRRFDPEAQELILSPDLTEQPLKFQIAASIGLLVLDREKLVERIVGAMRTRHAETQRLIKVNLANYFAGALMLPYGDFFKEVERTRYDVELLSNLFGTTYETVAHRLCNLSDPKRKGLPFHFLRSDIAGNISKRYSGTGIKFATGGGSCGKWAVHLAFLNPSQLTRQYSMMPDGTSYFCFAKVQLQPIEGSIVRGTAYSIGLGTHAENAKYLAYGLPTTDLRKDAVPSGISCRFCERTDCNQRAAASYRFAFSFDEYTKKDCFFSPLLVHEAGRGGDHRGGHGNGSGNGPGEHREQPRTDSLDKTARRRNKGEEH is encoded by the coding sequence ATGAACGAGAACGCACTCAACGCGAACGTGGGCCTGAAGCTGCGTGGTCTGCGGCTCGCGCGGAACATCAAGCAGACGGATGCGGCCAAGGATCTGGGAGTCTCCCCGGCGTACTTGAACCTCATCGAGAAGGGCAAGCGGGTGATGCCCTTCCCGCTGCTGTGGAAGGCCCTGCGCTACTTCGACCAGGACCCCGAGCAGTTCATGTCCACGCTCGGCGAGGGCCGGGTGGACGAGGCCCTGGCGAAGCTGCTGGACGAGCCACTGCTCAAGAGCCTCGATATCGATCCCGAGTCGCTGCAGAGCCTGTCGGCGGAGCCGAAGCTGGCGGGCACGGTGGCCGCGCTCTTCAACCTCTACAAGAACACGCGCACGCAGCTGGAGAACGTGCTGGCGCAGCTCAACGCCGAGGAGCGGGCGCGCACGCAGTCGATGCCGGGCAGCTCCGCGGGGCCGGGCCTGCGCTTCGACTACTCGCCCTTCGACGAGGTGAGCGACTTCCTCCAGACGCACCACAACTACTTCCCCGAGCTGGAGGAGCAGGCCGAGGCGCTGCGGCGTGACTTCAAGCTGGGCCGCCTGCTCAACAGCCCGCAGCTGATACCACTGCTGGAGGAGCGCTTCGGCTACCGCGTGCGCTTCGAGTCCGCGGCCAGTGGCTCCTCGGTGGTGCGCCGGTTCGATCCCGAGGCCCAGGAGCTCATCCTCTCGCCGGACCTGACGGAGCAGCCGCTCAAGTTCCAGATCGCCGCGTCCATCGGCCTGCTGGTGCTGGACCGGGAGAAGCTGGTGGAGCGGATCGTGGGCGCGATGCGCACGCGGCACGCGGAGACGCAGCGGCTCATCAAGGTGAACCTGGCCAACTACTTCGCCGGCGCGCTGATGCTGCCCTACGGGGACTTCTTCAAGGAGGTGGAGCGCACGCGCTACGACGTGGAGCTGCTCTCCAACCTCTTCGGCACCACGTACGAGACGGTGGCCCACCGGCTGTGCAACCTGTCGGACCCCAAGCGCAAGGGCCTGCCCTTCCACTTCCTGCGCTCGGACATCGCCGGCAACATCTCCAAGCGCTACAGCGGCACCGGCATCAAGTTCGCCACGGGTGGTGGCTCGTGTGGCAAGTGGGCCGTGCACCTGGCCTTCCTCAACCCGTCGCAGCTCACGCGGCAGTACTCGATGATGCCGGACGGCACCTCGTACTTCTGCTTCGCGAAGGTGCAGCTGCAACCCATCGAGGGCTCCATCGTGCGAGGCACGGCCTACTCCATCGGCCTGGGCACGCACGCGGAGAACGCCAAGTACCTGGCGTACGGGCTGCCCACCACGGATCTGCGCAAGGACGCGGTGCCCAGCGGCATCTCCTGCCGCTTCTGCGAGCGCACCGACTGCAACCAGCGCGCGGCGGCCAGCTACCGCTTCGCCTTCTCCTTCGACGAGTACACCAAGAAGGACTGCTTCTTCTCTCCCCTCCTCGTGCACGAGGCCGGCCGCGGCGGTGACCACCGCGGTGGCCATGGCAATGGCTCCGGCAATGGCCCCGGCGAACACCGGGAGCAACCACGTACGGATTCGCTGGACAAGACGGCGCGGCGCCGCAACAAGGGCGAGGAGCACTGA